A genomic stretch from Azospirillum formosense includes:
- a CDS encoding 4-carboxy-4-hydroxy-2-oxoadipate aldolase/oxaloacetate decarboxylase, whose product MTIVKEFPRPAPDLVASFRGQSPATLHEAMGKKGAMSFPIKPLYQGMTLFGPAVTVAGGPTDNLMIHAAMALTRPGDVLVVDFKGMTEAGPWGDVLTEAALRRGLAGLVIDGCVRDAAAIRAMGFPVFCRGTSMKGTTKTQPAGDVNTPIVCGGVMVAPGDIVIGDDDGVVVVPQAEALATLTKAAERERMEEGLREQLRAGRTTVEALKLEPYLEAGGITL is encoded by the coding sequence ATGACCATCGTCAAAGAGTTTCCCCGCCCCGCTCCCGATCTGGTCGCGTCCTTCCGCGGCCAGTCTCCGGCCACGCTTCACGAGGCGATGGGCAAGAAGGGCGCGATGTCCTTTCCGATCAAGCCGCTGTATCAGGGCATGACGCTGTTCGGCCCCGCAGTGACCGTTGCCGGGGGCCCCACCGACAACCTGATGATCCACGCCGCCATGGCGCTGACCCGACCGGGCGACGTGCTGGTGGTCGATTTCAAGGGCATGACCGAGGCCGGTCCCTGGGGCGACGTCCTGACCGAGGCGGCGCTCCGGCGCGGCCTGGCCGGGCTGGTGATCGACGGCTGCGTGCGTGACGCCGCGGCCATCCGCGCCATGGGCTTTCCGGTCTTCTGCCGGGGCACCAGCATGAAGGGGACCACCAAGACCCAGCCGGCCGGTGACGTGAACACCCCGATCGTCTGCGGTGGCGTGATGGTCGCGCCGGGCGACATCGTGATCGGCGACGACGACGGGGTGGTCGTGGTGCCCCAGGCCGAGGCCCTCGCCACGCTCACCAAGGCGGCGGAGCGTGAACGGATGGAGGAGGGGCTGCGCGAACAGCTCCGCGCCGGGCGGACGACGGTCGAGGCTCTGAAGCTGGAACCCTATCTGGAGGCCGGCGGAATCACGCTGTGA
- the pseB gene encoding UDP-N-acetylglucosamine 4,6-dehydratase (inverting) — protein MLKGQSILVTGGSGSFGRRFVETVLRHASPRRVVVFSRDEFKQYEMQQQLGPEWASTLRFFIGDVRDRERLELAMREVDVCVHAAALKHVPAAEYNPMECIHTNVYGAENVVRAALNTGVKRVIALSTDKAANPVNLYGASKLASDKIFIAANNLAGSLGTRFSVVRYGNVVGSRGSVIPLFRRMIAEGAESLPVTDERMTRFWITLQHGVDFVVSCIAMMQGGEIFVPKIPSMRIADLARAMAPHLPHKLVGIRPGEKLHEVMITEDDSRQTFELPDRFVIEPAFAFWTHEPYQRLGARPVTDGFRYASDTNGDWLDGARLMRLIAEAP, from the coding sequence ATGCTGAAGGGCCAATCGATCCTGGTGACGGGGGGAAGCGGCTCCTTCGGGCGGCGATTCGTGGAGACGGTGCTGCGCCACGCCAGCCCGCGGCGGGTCGTCGTCTTCTCCCGGGACGAGTTCAAGCAGTACGAGATGCAGCAGCAGCTCGGCCCCGAATGGGCGTCCACCCTGCGCTTCTTCATCGGTGACGTGCGCGACCGCGAGCGGCTGGAACTGGCCATGCGCGAGGTGGACGTATGCGTCCACGCCGCCGCACTGAAGCATGTGCCGGCGGCTGAATACAACCCCATGGAATGCATCCACACAAACGTCTACGGGGCGGAGAACGTGGTGCGGGCGGCGCTGAACACCGGCGTGAAGCGGGTGATCGCCCTGTCCACCGACAAGGCGGCCAACCCCGTCAACCTCTACGGCGCCAGCAAGCTGGCCTCCGACAAGATCTTCATCGCCGCCAACAACCTGGCGGGCTCGCTCGGCACGCGCTTCTCGGTGGTGCGCTACGGCAACGTCGTGGGATCCCGCGGGTCGGTGATCCCGCTGTTCCGCCGGATGATCGCGGAAGGGGCGGAGTCCCTGCCGGTCACCGACGAGCGCATGACCCGCTTCTGGATCACGCTGCAGCACGGGGTGGACTTCGTCGTCTCCTGCATCGCGATGATGCAGGGCGGCGAGATCTTCGTGCCCAAGATCCCCAGCATGCGCATCGCCGATCTGGCCCGCGCGATGGCCCCCCACCTGCCGCACAAGCTGGTCGGCATCCGTCCCGGCGAGAAGCTGCACGAGGTGATGATCACCGAGGACGATTCCCGCCAGACCTTCGAGCTGCCGGACCGCTTCGTCATCGAGCCGGCCTTCGCCTTCTGGACCCACGAACCCTACCAGCGGCTGGGCGCCCGTCCGGTCACCGACGGCTTCCGCTACGCCAGCGACACCAACGGCGACTGGCTGGACGGCGCGCGCCTGATGCGGCTGATCGCGGAAGCCCCGTGA
- the pseC gene encoding UDP-4-amino-4,6-dideoxy-N-acetyl-beta-L-altrosamine transaminase, protein MGGPASRTPLSVLPYGRQDIDQADIDAVTAVLRGDWLTQGPAVEAFEGALRERTGAAHAVSCANGTAALHLAALALGLGPGDAVVVPAVTFLATANAARYVGAEVAFADVDPATGLMGPGQAEAAMERAARAGWRVRALAPVHFAGQTADMAGLGVLADRHGLAVIEDACHAIGSVDVMPDGRALPVGSNAFGTLTAFSFHPVKTIAAGEGGAVTTNDLRLAARLRRMRNHGMERDPAAFEDREAAFDESGSANPWYYEMAEPGFNYRLTDIHSALALSQLGRLDAFVERRRRLMELYAERLAPLAPLVRPADHVPWCRPAWHLCAVRIDFAAAGRTRARVMADLRARGIGSQVHYIPVHRQPYWRERCGDLALPGADAHYAQTLSLPLFPAMADADVDRVATVLAETLGLPART, encoded by the coding sequence ATGGGTGGCCCGGCTTCCCGGACGCCGCTCTCCGTCCTGCCCTACGGACGCCAGGACATCGACCAGGCCGACATCGACGCGGTGACCGCGGTCCTGCGCGGCGACTGGCTGACCCAAGGGCCGGCGGTGGAGGCCTTCGAGGGGGCTCTGCGCGAGCGCACCGGGGCGGCCCACGCGGTGTCCTGCGCCAACGGGACCGCCGCCCTGCATCTGGCCGCCCTCGCGCTGGGACTCGGCCCCGGCGACGCGGTGGTGGTGCCCGCCGTCACCTTCCTCGCCACCGCCAACGCCGCCCGCTACGTCGGGGCGGAGGTCGCCTTCGCCGACGTCGATCCCGCCACCGGTCTGATGGGGCCGGGGCAGGCGGAGGCGGCGATGGAGCGCGCCGCCCGCGCCGGCTGGCGGGTGCGCGCCCTGGCGCCCGTGCATTTTGCCGGACAGACCGCGGACATGGCCGGGCTCGGCGTGCTCGCCGACCGCCATGGACTGGCCGTCATCGAGGACGCCTGCCACGCCATCGGCAGCGTGGACGTGATGCCGGATGGGCGCGCCCTGCCGGTCGGCTCCAACGCCTTCGGCACGCTCACCGCCTTCTCCTTCCATCCCGTGAAGACCATCGCGGCGGGCGAAGGCGGGGCGGTGACCACCAACGACCTGCGTCTCGCCGCCCGCCTGCGCCGCATGCGCAACCACGGCATGGAGCGGGACCCGGCGGCCTTCGAGGACCGCGAGGCCGCGTTCGACGAAAGCGGTTCGGCCAACCCCTGGTATTACGAGATGGCGGAGCCGGGCTTCAATTACCGCCTGACCGACATCCACTCGGCGCTCGCCCTCAGCCAGCTCGGGCGGCTGGACGCCTTCGTGGAGCGTCGCCGCCGCCTCATGGAGCTGTACGCGGAGCGGCTGGCCCCCCTCGCCCCGCTGGTGCGGCCGGCGGACCACGTTCCCTGGTGCCGCCCCGCCTGGCACCTCTGCGCCGTCCGCATCGACTTCGCCGCCGCCGGGCGGACACGGGCGCGGGTGATGGCCGATCTGCGGGCGCGGGGAATCGGCAGCCAGGTCCACTACATCCCGGTCCACCGCCAGCCCTACTGGCGCGAGCGCTGCGGGGACCTCGCCCTGCCCGGCGCCGACGCCCATTACGCCCAGACCTTGTCCCTGCCGCTGTTTCCGGCCATGGCGGACGCCGACGTGGACCGGGTCGCGACCGTCCTGGCCGAAACGCTGGGCCTGCCCGCCAGAACCTGA